The Litchfieldia alkalitelluris genome has a window encoding:
- a CDS encoding YwhD family protein: MEGKKKNIGFNIIKNDPTDGHGGYGIGALSLDNVSPVFIDINEEDVFVDIGAMHARSVVEKGIKFLPNKEDVPNGKPFWLVWVTIDRQEKGPYYAGVTACEMTVDREIRRGYKSLPDHVNKMDKSLKRKMMVDFMDEKSKILLSAFLQKHDAGMWERSSDELKNSLKVSS; this comes from the coding sequence ATGGAAGGTAAGAAAAAAAATATAGGCTTTAACATTATTAAAAATGATCCAACAGATGGGCATGGAGGATATGGAATTGGAGCGCTTAGCTTAGATAATGTATCGCCTGTTTTTATCGATATCAATGAAGAAGATGTGTTTGTTGATATTGGTGCCATGCATGCAAGAAGTGTCGTTGAAAAGGGAATTAAGTTTCTTCCAAACAAAGAGGATGTTCCGAATGGTAAGCCATTTTGGCTAGTATGGGTAACCATTGACCGCCAGGAGAAGGGTCCTTATTATGCGGGTGTAACAGCTTGTGAAATGACAGTTGATCGTGAAATTCGACGTGGGTATAAATCATTACCCGATCATGTAAACAAGATGGATAAATCTCTTAAGAGAAAAATGATGGTTGATTTTATGGATGAAAAATCAAAAATACTATTATCAGCATTTCTACAAAAGCATGATGCAGGTATGTGGGAGCGCTCTTCTGATGAGTTAAAGAATTCTTTAAAGGTAAGTTCATAA